One window from the genome of Haladaptatus paucihalophilus DX253 encodes:
- the phnC gene encoding phosphonate ABC transporter ATP-binding protein encodes MASLTVSDITKVYGGETVALDDVSFEIPDGEFVVLLGPSGAGKSTLLRLLNGLERPTEGEIRIGDDRVSGTRSDVAMVFQMHYLVESMSAYRNALTGALNRTDTVDSVFTRYDEDDKEMALRSLETVGLLEEANQRADSMSGGQQQRVGIARALTQDPQLLLADEPVASLDPKAAQDVMHYMKRAAAERNLTSIVSLHQVNIAREFGERFIGLRDGNVVFDGGKDDLTMEDVDRIYYGESPENSAINNIA; translated from the coding sequence ATGGCATCATTGACGGTATCGGACATCACCAAGGTTTACGGTGGCGAGACGGTGGCGCTCGACGACGTTTCGTTCGAGATTCCCGACGGGGAGTTCGTCGTCCTTCTCGGTCCGTCCGGGGCGGGGAAATCAACGTTGCTTCGTCTCCTGAACGGTCTCGAACGGCCGACGGAGGGAGAGATTCGGATCGGCGACGACCGGGTTTCGGGTACCCGTAGCGACGTGGCGATGGTGTTCCAGATGCACTACCTCGTCGAAAGCATGAGCGCGTATCGAAATGCGCTCACCGGGGCGCTCAACCGGACCGACACGGTCGATAGCGTCTTCACACGGTACGACGAGGACGACAAGGAAATGGCGTTGCGGTCGCTCGAAACCGTCGGGTTGCTCGAAGAAGCGAACCAACGAGCGGACAGCATGAGCGGTGGCCAGCAACAGCGCGTCGGCATCGCTCGCGCACTCACCCAGGACCCGCAACTCCTCCTCGCCGACGAACCGGTCGCGAGTCTCGACCCGAAAGCCGCCCAAGACGTAATGCACTACATGAAGCGTGCGGCGGCGGAACGAAATCTCACGTCCATCGTGAGCCTCCACCAGGTCAACATCGCCCGCGAGTTCGGCGAGCGGTTCATCGGGCTCAGGGACGGAAACGTGGTGTTCGACGGTGGAAAAGACGACCTGACGATGGAAGACGTCGACCGGATCTATTACGGCGAATCACCGGAGAATTCGGCCATCAACAACATCGCATAA
- a CDS encoding universal stress protein, whose amino-acid sequence MGEHVLVPLDGSPKSVEAFEYAASMPDVELTLITIVNPFDIDPLSPGYQSPIGKSGMPAYSQEWYQEEWDNAHELHEELGEQANVPVESVVKMGQPARQILVYARENDVDHIVIGTHGKDDISKIILGSVADKVMRRAPMMVTVVR is encoded by the coding sequence ATGGGGGAACACGTTCTCGTTCCGTTGGATGGTTCGCCGAAATCGGTGGAGGCGTTCGAATACGCGGCGTCGATGCCGGACGTCGAACTCACGCTCATCACCATCGTCAACCCGTTCGATATCGACCCGCTCTCGCCGGGGTATCAGTCGCCGATAGGGAAGTCGGGGATGCCCGCCTATTCCCAGGAGTGGTATCAAGAGGAGTGGGACAACGCTCACGAACTGCACGAGGAACTCGGTGAGCAGGCGAACGTTCCGGTCGAGAGCGTCGTCAAGATGGGCCAGCCCGCCCGCCAAATCCTCGTCTACGCCCGCGAAAACGACGTAGACCACATCGTCATCGGAACTCACGGAAAGGACGACATCTCGAAAATCATCCTCGGCTCGGTCGCCGACAAGGTGATGCGCCGCGCGCCGATGATGGTCACGGTCGTCCGCTGA
- a CDS encoding inorganic phosphate transporter encodes MVTALLIVGLFVAVFVGYNIGGSSTGVAFGPAVGSRIIGKVGAAALFTGFALLGGWTVGRNVIETMSNGIVPASQFTLVTSIVVLFFAGFALLISNLFGVPASTSMTAVGAIVGLGLASNTLNESLMFTIVSAWIVAPLSAFFVGLVVGRYLYPHLDARFSFSRIEDGLLTVDRSGSIPRPKLGGNVGKREAGGAASVLIIACYMGFSAGASNAANAVAPLIGNGSITASQGILLAIGAIGLGGFTIARRTLDTISDGITDLPILAALIVSLIGATIITILSRLGIPASLAVSTTSCIIGLGWGRASRAVTVAEVADTALQGEQTPTAELSSGALIAETSESEVPPGPTIGDVADGDVPDSGTVGDGGETGEVPPIGEESIEELTAENLFDPAATSRIVLLWVLSPTLSAVGSFLIFEFILNVG; translated from the coding sequence GTGGTCACCGCATTACTGATAGTCGGATTGTTCGTCGCCGTGTTCGTCGGCTACAACATCGGGGGGTCCTCGACGGGGGTCGCCTTCGGTCCCGCGGTCGGCAGCCGAATCATCGGGAAAGTCGGAGCGGCGGCGCTATTCACCGGTTTTGCCCTCTTGGGCGGGTGGACGGTCGGTCGAAACGTCATCGAGACCATGAGCAACGGTATCGTCCCGGCGAGCCAGTTCACGCTGGTGACGAGCATCGTCGTCCTCTTTTTCGCCGGGTTCGCGCTGCTCATCTCGAACCTGTTCGGCGTGCCAGCGTCCACCTCGATGACGGCCGTCGGCGCAATCGTCGGCTTGGGGTTGGCGTCGAACACGCTCAACGAATCGTTGATGTTCACCATCGTCTCGGCGTGGATCGTCGCGCCGCTTTCGGCCTTCTTCGTCGGGTTGGTCGTCGGTCGGTACCTCTACCCGCATCTGGACGCCCGATTCTCGTTCTCACGAATCGAGGACGGATTGCTGACGGTGGACCGTTCGGGGTCGATTCCCCGACCGAAACTCGGCGGTAACGTCGGCAAACGAGAAGCGGGCGGCGCGGCGTCGGTGCTCATCATCGCCTGTTACATGGGGTTCAGCGCGGGTGCGTCGAACGCGGCCAATGCGGTCGCCCCGCTCATCGGAAACGGGTCGATAACCGCCAGCCAAGGAATCCTCCTGGCCATCGGTGCCATCGGGCTCGGCGGCTTTACCATCGCTCGTCGGACCCTCGACACCATCAGCGACGGCATCACCGACCTGCCGATTCTGGCCGCGCTCATCGTCTCGCTCATCGGCGCGACCATCATCACGATTCTCTCGCGGCTCGGGATTCCGGCGAGTCTCGCGGTCAGCACCACGTCGTGTATCATCGGACTCGGATGGGGTCGCGCCAGTCGCGCGGTGACGGTCGCGGAGGTGGCGGACACCGCACTGCAGGGCGAACAGACGCCCACCGCGGAACTCTCCTCGGGTGCGTTGATAGCGGAGACCAGCGAATCAGAGGTGCCGCCCGGCCCGACCATCGGCGACGTGGCGGACGGCGACGTTCCCGACTCGGGCACGGTCGGCGACGGCGGTGAAACCGGCGAAGTGCCGCCCATCGGCGAGGAGAGCATCGAGGAACTGACCGCGGAAAACCTGTTCGACCCGGCGGCGACGAGCCGAATCGTCCTCCTCTGGGTCCTCTCGCCGACCCTTTCGGCGGTCGGGTCGTTTCTCATCTTCGAGTTCATCCTGAACGTCGGGTGA
- a CDS encoding outer membrane protein assembly factor BamB family protein encodes MNPSPSSLSRRGFLTTTGTLGAAVGVGGATTTTTGTTAFSDDAPKPAWTVPESPEDSDSRYEAAYPITVADGIAVVIVISDSTESTTYQFRGLDESDGTERWTKEFPGISFPVIDDGSMYFYVRNVRNDTDSEGAFVALDLKTGDERWRKSTDTSSTQTAVGGGNVYRLSSDDRFILALDAESGKQVWSYQATQNDMRAVSFQFANDTLYASFNDAIYAFAPDGTKRWQNVETDLTTLYVRSVTDTHLYAIEDGSIYAFDVDDGSRDWSVESLGQPVEKDGVLYSWGPDLKAIDVEDGAVQWQYDDVGRTRAEPVVADGAVFGVDREGTVSAITTDGTERWTFDMESTEEYSFTTLNVSDGSVYVSFERTLYVLSTDDGSLQWSFTGANRAINTILADDVLLFGTRGTLFAFDRHHSLLSTAIDGTGEFLTSGPGMALSGILVGTTAFAAYRRWNDDDGAVTADVTEPTLDYGRLDRLASDALTETYRVRKRTDDGPEVVLERHLTDPQVAGTFRSATERWAEMSDRTGVVPVLETDGDSIELPYYADGSLADSHRPVEERLDALSDANTVVHDAHSDGVIHGGLTPKSILLDGDDVAVADWELAAALAEFCDRSPYDAPEQIAGEAGDERTDVYRLGAIAAFVLTGEDPDGGSLRMLDPEYRKLLLARADPNEYESLRSDSVSPELYEVISKAMADDPDDRFESVVAFDDMLRWAAFRA; translated from the coding sequence ATGAATCCCTCGCCCTCCTCGCTCTCCAGACGTGGATTCTTGACGACGACGGGAACGCTCGGCGCGGCGGTCGGCGTCGGCGGTGCGACGACCACGACGACCGGAACGACGGCGTTCTCGGACGACGCGCCGAAACCGGCGTGGACGGTCCCCGAATCGCCGGAGGACTCCGACTCCCGGTACGAAGCCGCGTATCCCATTACCGTCGCCGACGGAATCGCCGTGGTCATCGTCATCTCCGATTCGACCGAATCGACCACGTACCAGTTTCGCGGGTTGGACGAATCCGACGGGACCGAGCGGTGGACGAAGGAGTTCCCCGGTATCTCCTTCCCGGTCATCGACGACGGTTCGATGTACTTCTACGTTCGGAACGTGCGGAACGACACCGACTCGGAAGGGGCGTTCGTCGCGCTCGATTTGAAAACCGGCGACGAACGGTGGCGCAAATCGACCGACACGTCCTCGACGCAGACGGCAGTGGGCGGCGGGAACGTGTATCGCCTCTCCTCCGACGACCGGTTTATCCTCGCGTTGGACGCCGAATCCGGAAAGCAAGTGTGGAGTTACCAAGCCACACAGAACGATATGCGCGCCGTCAGTTTCCAGTTCGCCAACGACACCCTCTACGCCAGTTTCAACGACGCCATCTACGCGTTCGCGCCGGACGGGACGAAACGCTGGCAGAACGTCGAAACCGACCTCACGACCCTCTACGTGCGGTCGGTCACCGATACCCACCTGTACGCCATCGAAGACGGTTCCATCTACGCGTTCGACGTCGACGACGGGTCCCGGGACTGGTCCGTCGAGAGTCTGGGACAACCCGTCGAGAAAGACGGCGTGCTCTACTCGTGGGGACCGGACCTCAAGGCCATCGACGTGGAAGACGGGGCGGTCCAGTGGCAGTACGACGACGTCGGACGCACTCGCGCCGAACCGGTCGTCGCCGACGGAGCGGTGTTCGGCGTGGACAGGGAGGGGACCGTCTCCGCGATAACGACCGACGGGACGGAGCGGTGGACGTTCGACATGGAGTCCACGGAGGAGTACAGTTTCACCACCCTCAACGTCAGCGACGGGTCCGTGTACGTCTCTTTCGAACGAACGCTGTACGTCCTCTCGACCGACGACGGTTCGTTACAGTGGTCGTTCACGGGTGCGAACCGTGCCATCAACACCATACTCGCGGACGATGTACTCCTTTTCGGGACCCGCGGTACGCTGTTCGCGTTCGACCGCCATCATTCGCTTCTCTCCACGGCCATCGACGGAACGGGTGAATTCCTCACGTCCGGTCCGGGGATGGCGCTCTCGGGCATCCTCGTCGGGACCACGGCGTTCGCGGCGTACCGACGGTGGAACGATGACGACGGGGCGGTCACGGCGGACGTCACCGAACCGACGCTCGACTACGGTCGGCTCGACCGCCTCGCTTCGGACGCGCTCACCGAGACGTATCGCGTCAGGAAACGCACCGACGACGGCCCGGAAGTCGTCCTGGAGCGACACCTGACGGACCCGCAAGTCGCGGGGACGTTCCGCTCGGCGACCGAACGCTGGGCCGAGATGAGCGACCGAACCGGCGTCGTTCCCGTCCTCGAAACCGACGGCGACAGCATCGAATTGCCCTACTACGCGGACGGGTCGCTCGCCGATTCCCACCGGCCAGTCGAGGAGCGACTCGACGCTCTCTCGGACGCGAACACGGTGGTCCACGACGCACACTCTGACGGCGTGATTCACGGCGGTCTGACTCCGAAGTCGATTCTCCTCGACGGCGACGACGTTGCCGTGGCCGATTGGGAACTGGCCGCCGCGCTGGCCGAGTTCTGCGACCGGTCGCCCTACGACGCGCCGGAGCAGATCGCGGGCGAGGCGGGTGACGAGCGAACCGACGTGTACCGCCTCGGCGCGATTGCGGCCTTCGTTCTGACCGGCGAGGACCCCGACGGGGGGTCGCTGCGCATGCTCGACCCGGAGTATCGGAAACTTCTCCTCGCCCGGGCGGACCCGAACGAGTACGAATCGCTTCGCTCGGATTCCGTCTCACCGGAACTGTACGAGGTGATATCGAAAGCGATGGCGGACGACCCGGACGACCGGTTCGAGTCGGTCGTCGCGTTCGACGACATGCTTCGCTGGGCGGCGTTTCGCGCTTGA
- a CDS encoding ABC transporter permease family protein, with the protein MATDITEIKQRIEHEQRIRRISGGLGILAVLLITGLGMTYLGFLLADLVRQFGTWINFIGAFLKPNFVDFTSYTHQHDIGGLRAIWISFTHPQYFVSTIANASVSSGSVLVSAAFVTVLVGFCGTVIGFPLALVFGILGSERVTPFPFNFIFRGAMSTIRAVPALVWVLIYIPLTGINPYGAVLAIATDTIGNLGRLFTDELEEIDNGPIEAIRSTGAKRPQVVIFGMLSQVSNSFIAWTLYVLEINTRIAVSLGVVGAGGLGMYINLRLQTVSSASYARAAAGLVMVVVIVVTVELLSSRIRARLRPGEHERSGFFETIRGLGDTGRWLGSGNKD; encoded by the coding sequence ATGGCTACGGACATCACCGAAATCAAACAGCGAATCGAGCACGAACAGCGCATCCGGCGAATATCCGGCGGATTGGGAATTCTTGCGGTCCTTCTGATAACCGGCTTGGGGATGACCTATCTCGGCTTCCTGCTGGCGGACCTCGTTCGCCAGTTCGGAACGTGGATCAACTTCATCGGGGCGTTCCTCAAACCCAATTTCGTCGATTTCACGAGCTACACTCACCAGCACGATATCGGCGGCCTTCGTGCGATCTGGATCAGTTTCACGCATCCACAGTATTTCGTTAGTACCATCGCCAACGCGTCCGTTTCGAGCGGCTCCGTACTAGTTTCGGCGGCGTTCGTGACGGTCCTCGTCGGCTTCTGTGGTACCGTGATCGGGTTTCCGCTCGCGCTCGTCTTCGGTATCCTCGGCTCCGAACGCGTGACCCCGTTCCCGTTCAACTTCATCTTCCGCGGGGCGATGAGTACCATCCGCGCGGTTCCGGCGTTGGTTTGGGTGCTCATCTACATCCCGCTGACAGGCATTAATCCGTATGGCGCAGTGCTCGCCATCGCAACCGATACCATTGGCAACCTCGGACGACTGTTCACCGACGAACTCGAAGAGATCGATAACGGGCCGATAGAAGCGATTCGATCGACCGGCGCGAAGCGCCCACAGGTTGTCATCTTCGGCATGCTCAGTCAAGTGTCGAACTCGTTCATCGCGTGGACGCTCTACGTCCTCGAAATCAACACCCGAATCGCCGTCAGCCTCGGTGTCGTCGGTGCCGGCGGGTTGGGGATGTACATCAACCTCCGCCTGCAGACCGTGAGTTCCGCCTCGTACGCCCGTGCGGCGGCGGGACTCGTTATGGTCGTCGTCATCGTCGTGACCGTCGAACTCCTCTCCTCGCGCATTCGTGCCCGCCTCCGGCCGGGCGAACACGAACGCTCGGGATTCTTCGAGACGATACGAGGTCTCGGAGACACGGGTCGCTGGCTCGGTTCCGGCAACAAAGATTAA
- a CDS encoding phosphate/phosphite/phosphonate ABC transporter substrate-binding protein, translating to MVNRRTFIKSASTAGLVGLSGMAGCIGTFGKQAYKDGKVKFLMSPTEPQEQMMAQYTPIKKRLNNYIDAVDTVNMKYASDYSATLTALDSGTADVAESGPFAAALGVKNDRADIILQRHAYGTWTYYSVIITREDSDISSLKELKGKTVAFADPLSASGSLYPLYMLKQAGLSIPESPGDPKGADFTPKWSTHDKAYNALKSGQADAAGVGRFIVWDYDADDYVKGVKELDIRSEIPRAPIMVSPKLSDDEKEKITKAFTKAPDEMYYGADGKQDTDDDIWFDGVKKADASTYQPVVEVANKLGYGEDIFKN from the coding sequence ATGGTCAATCGACGCACGTTCATTAAATCCGCGAGCACGGCGGGACTCGTCGGACTTTCGGGCATGGCCGGATGTATCGGAACCTTCGGAAAACAAGCCTACAAGGACGGAAAAGTCAAGTTCCTGATGTCTCCGACCGAGCCACAGGAACAGATGATGGCACAGTACACGCCAATCAAAAAGCGTCTGAACAACTACATCGACGCTGTTGACACCGTGAACATGAAGTACGCGAGCGACTACAGCGCGACGCTTACCGCGCTCGATAGCGGGACGGCGGACGTTGCGGAAAGCGGTCCGTTCGCCGCCGCACTGGGCGTCAAAAATGACCGTGCGGACATCATTCTTCAGCGCCATGCCTACGGAACGTGGACGTACTACAGTGTGATTATCACGCGCGAGGATTCGGACATCTCGTCGCTGAAGGAACTCAAGGGAAAAACCGTCGCGTTCGCCGACCCCCTGAGTGCCAGCGGGTCGCTCTACCCACTGTACATGCTGAAACAGGCGGGGCTCTCGATTCCGGAGTCACCGGGCGACCCGAAGGGTGCCGACTTCACCCCAAAATGGTCCACCCACGACAAAGCGTACAACGCGCTGAAAAGCGGTCAAGCCGACGCCGCCGGTGTCGGTCGATTCATCGTCTGGGACTACGACGCGGACGATTACGTCAAGGGCGTCAAGGAACTCGATATTCGCTCCGAAATCCCGCGTGCGCCGATTATGGTTTCCCCAAAACTCTCGGACGACGAGAAGGAAAAAATCACGAAGGCCTTCACCAAAGCGCCGGACGAGATGTACTACGGAGCGGACGGCAAACAGGACACCGACGACGACATCTGGTTTGATGGCGTGAAGAAAGCCGACGCCTCGACGTACCAACCCGTTGTCGAAGTGGCCAACAAACTCGGATACGGCGAAGATATCTTCAAGAACTAA